Proteins from one Pyrococcus kukulkanii genomic window:
- a CDS encoding glycosyltransferase family 4 protein, with protein sequence MRVALVSDWYYPKVGGVASHMHHLAKYLKERGHDVAIVTNDLKTGKEKELEELGIELRKVPGAVSPIVGINLTYSLKSNKELGGYLNDFEVIHSHHAFTPLALKAMKAGRKLGKATLLTTHSISFYHESSLWKALGLTFPLFSHYLSFLHKIIAVSNSAKAFIEHFTDVPVEVIPNGVDDELFKPLSEDEKADVKEKLGLEGRVVLYVSRMSPRKGPHVLLNAFQRIVEEIDDVTLVMVGTGEMLPFLKAQAKFLGIERRVRFLGYVPGEILPKLYASADVFVLPSITSEAFGIVILEAMASGVPVVATTVGGIPEVVRESESGILVPPGDEVALKRAIIKILSDKNLANKLGKAGRKAVEKEYSWKVVVEKIEKVYEEVLNSL encoded by the coding sequence ATGAGGGTAGCCCTTGTAAGTGATTGGTATTACCCAAAAGTTGGTGGTGTGGCTAGCCACATGCACCATCTAGCGAAGTATCTGAAGGAAAGGGGTCACGATGTCGCAATCGTGACTAATGATCTTAAGACTGGAAAGGAGAAAGAGCTTGAGGAGTTGGGCATTGAGCTGAGAAAAGTCCCTGGGGCTGTAAGCCCAATTGTGGGAATAAACCTCACTTATAGCTTGAAATCAAATAAGGAACTCGGGGGATACTTGAATGACTTCGAGGTTATTCACTCTCATCATGCCTTTACCCCCCTTGCCCTTAAGGCAATGAAAGCAGGTAGAAAACTTGGAAAGGCAACGTTGCTCACAACGCATAGTATATCATTTTATCATGAATCCTCTCTCTGGAAAGCTTTGGGATTGACGTTTCCCCTATTTAGTCATTATCTGAGCTTTCTCCATAAGATAATAGCGGTTAGCAACTCTGCTAAAGCTTTTATAGAACACTTCACGGATGTTCCGGTGGAAGTAATCCCTAATGGTGTAGATGATGAACTTTTTAAACCCTTAAGTGAAGATGAGAAAGCGGATGTAAAGGAGAAACTTGGGCTAGAAGGTCGTGTTGTTCTCTATGTTAGCCGAATGTCTCCAAGGAAAGGGCCTCACGTTCTTCTCAATGCGTTTCAAAGAATTGTTGAAGAGATCGATGATGTCACCCTTGTGATGGTGGGGACAGGAGAGATGCTTCCCTTCTTAAAAGCACAAGCAAAGTTCCTGGGGATTGAGAGGAGAGTTAGGTTCCTGGGGTACGTTCCAGGCGAAATCCTTCCGAAGTTGTACGCATCGGCAGATGTTTTCGTTCTTCCCTCCATAACCTCGGAAGCATTTGGGATTGTTATCTTAGAAGCTATGGCTTCTGGGGTGCCCGTCGTGGCAACAACTGTTGGTGGGATCCCAGAAGTTGTTCGAGAAAGTGAGAGTGGTATCCTTGTTCCCCCCGGGGATGAAGTTGCACTTAAGCGGGCTATCATAAAGATACTTTCAGATAAGAACCTTGCTAACAAGCTCGGAAAGGCAGGAAGGAAGGCGGTTGAGAAGGAATATTCTTGGAAAGTCGTCGTTGAGAAGATCGAAAAGGTGTATGAGGAGGTTTTGAATTCACTTTAG
- a CDS encoding lysylphosphatidylglycerol synthase transmembrane domain-containing protein produces MRKRKIFSVLLLLLSLGYMARTVKIEELKEAFSIADLKLLSLSFGMAFSSILISTLRWYIALREVQDASFRKTFTAILSGFYMMVFLPPSVGHLAKVKLVGGDYFKALSALIFGISLEGLILVIISIVAFGTSMWKFLLLGLLLVPIFYDNATYNVLQVGLHLVRRISPRLARRLEDYVERIHFGWRNSKKNPSTFAVLLFLSALAVLLQVGGIITVGKAFGLSVGLLDAIKAFILSTLFAVVSGIPSGIGANELGITLALGSSTKSTLVAFTYKFIYQYAWSFVGAVEFYKTVGGKS; encoded by the coding sequence ATGAGAAAGAGAAAGATATTTTCAGTTCTTTTACTCTTGTTATCTCTCGGGTACATGGCACGCACTGTTAAAATAGAAGAGCTAAAAGAAGCCTTCTCTATAGCAGATCTAAAACTCCTGAGTCTTTCCTTTGGGATGGCATTTTCATCGATACTTATCTCAACTCTAAGATGGTATATCGCCCTTAGGGAGGTTCAAGATGCAAGCTTCAGAAAAACCTTCACTGCAATTTTAAGTGGGTTTTATATGATGGTCTTCCTTCCCCCAAGTGTTGGACACTTAGCAAAAGTAAAGCTTGTTGGGGGAGATTACTTTAAGGCGCTTTCAGCTCTAATTTTTGGCATTTCTCTTGAGGGCTTAATCCTCGTTATAATATCAATAGTGGCCTTTGGGACTAGCATGTGGAAATTCCTTTTACTTGGACTTCTTCTCGTGCCCATTTTCTATGATAATGCTACTTATAACGTTCTTCAGGTGGGATTGCATCTCGTTCGAAGAATTAGCCCTCGGCTCGCTAGGAGGTTGGAGGACTACGTGGAGAGAATACATTTTGGGTGGAGAAACTCTAAGAAAAACCCAAGCACTTTCGCTGTGCTACTTTTCCTCTCAGCGCTTGCGGTGCTCCTTCAAGTGGGCGGAATAATAACAGTTGGAAAAGCTTTTGGGCTCTCAGTTGGGCTACTTGATGCCATCAAAGCATTTATACTCAGCACACTTTTTGCTGTTGTAAGTGGTATCCCCTCGGGTATAGGTGCGAACGAGCTTGGCATAACGCTCGCCCTAGGTTCTTCGACGAAGAGCACCTTAGTTGCCTTTACGTACAAGTTCATCTACCAGTACGCGTGGTCTTTTGTGGGAGCTGTGGAGTTTTATAAAACGGTGGGGGGTAAATCATGA
- a CDS encoding UbiA prenyltransferase family protein, whose protein sequence is MTSISAIIRNIRPIEGRAYMAIIGFSLLMNIKGVKLLEFVMALLAGVLFVWYAFSINNCFDVDTDSRNPMKVRKNPIASGELSLKEGLLLSALLALTGAGLTLKINFEMFIVYLAMILLATMYSAPPRLKGKPIVDVLSHGLFFGGLSFIYGSIVDGNLSNVEMLMAVAITFYSFALELRNHLEDYESDLMAGLRTTPIVIGRARSELLVEIFSLLAITVVLYAFRPHLIVAPSLMVVGRGLGIRPQTVYRMFDVAMIVALLITGGTNL, encoded by the coding sequence ATGACATCGATTTCAGCGATAATCAGAAATATTAGGCCGATAGAGGGGAGGGCGTACATGGCGATTATTGGGTTTTCCCTGTTGATGAACATTAAAGGTGTGAAGCTACTCGAGTTCGTCATGGCACTTTTGGCAGGAGTTTTATTTGTATGGTATGCGTTTTCGATAAATAATTGCTTTGATGTTGATACTGATTCAAGGAACCCTATGAAAGTAAGGAAAAATCCCATAGCCTCGGGAGAACTGTCATTAAAGGAGGGACTACTCTTGTCGGCTCTGCTTGCGTTAACTGGGGCTGGACTTACACTCAAAATAAATTTCGAGATGTTTATAGTCTATCTGGCCATGATACTTCTCGCAACGATGTACTCAGCACCTCCAAGGTTGAAGGGTAAGCCCATTGTAGATGTACTCTCCCATGGCCTCTTCTTTGGAGGATTGTCCTTCATATATGGCTCAATAGTCGATGGAAACCTTTCGAATGTAGAGATGCTTATGGCAGTGGCGATAACCTTCTACTCCTTCGCCCTTGAGTTGAGAAACCACTTGGAGGATTATGAGAGCGATTTAATGGCTGGATTAAGAACGACTCCAATAGTTATAGGCAGAGCTAGAAGCGAACTCCTTGTGGAGATCTTCTCCCTCCTTGCCATTACAGTAGTGCTCTATGCCTTTAGACCTCATCTGATAGTTGCTCCATCCCTAATGGTGGTTGGAAGAGGACTGGGCATAAGACCTCAGACGGTTTATCGAATGTTTGATGTTGCAATGATTGTAGCACTCCTTATAACAGGAGGAACGAACCTATGA
- a CDS encoding helix-turn-helix domain-containing protein, which yields MEDILRALSEVLKTFELGESEIKIYSLLQRESLTPRQIAKALGLSERIVREKLKHLLELGLVERTLVNRGWLGYVYRAKAPREALQEIFKRIESTLKILEKESKMKLKN from the coding sequence ATGGAGGATATACTCCGCGCCCTTTCAGAGGTTCTCAAAACATTTGAGCTTGGAGAGTCGGAGATAAAAATTTACTCTCTTCTCCAGCGTGAATCATTAACTCCCAGACAGATAGCAAAGGCTCTTGGTCTCTCTGAGAGGATCGTCAGAGAGAAGCTGAAGCACCTACTTGAGCTAGGACTTGTTGAAAGAACCCTCGTGAACCGAGGATGGTTAGGTTACGTTTATCGTGCCAAAGCACCTAGGGAAGCCCTCCAGGAAATATTCAAGCGCATTGAATCCACACTCAAGATCCTAGAGAAAGAGAGCAAGATGAAGCTAAAGAATTGA
- a CDS encoding aminotransferase class V-fold PLP-dependent enzyme has protein sequence MVVEVNVRHLFPGLEKFKAYLNTAGLGLMPVTVLKAVNEFLLDVINYKEGINAVEELDPMYLEPVQREAAKLLGTKRDNVTFSVQTTDGLKRALQALKPRKGMKIVSFDLEFPTISAIVKSYAKLHGLEVEVVENKNGLYTPEMVEKVIDDETFAVVYSDVQWITGQRMPKEIAEVAKEHGAWVIVDAVQSLGALEVDLRNVDVLVAGGEKWLLNPNTGSGIMYLSNEFLDECEPVIGLLNTEPPMPWSDWWGDKDKDLWELLPLRKDARVLDHGTPPYLGIVALGASLELINSLGVERIEKHDLKLAEKVRKWAQERGFEVLGNSQIVLIRTGLGFEKEKEAVARLKEEGIVVSLRGAKGIYGVRVSPHLYNTEEDVEALIEAFSNLLA, from the coding sequence ATGGTGGTCGAAGTGAATGTGAGGCATTTGTTCCCTGGGCTTGAGAAGTTTAAGGCCTACCTGAATACGGCCGGCCTCGGATTGATGCCCGTAACGGTTCTTAAAGCTGTAAACGAGTTCCTCCTTGACGTTATAAACTATAAAGAGGGGATAAATGCGGTTGAAGAGCTGGATCCAATGTACCTTGAACCCGTTCAAAGGGAAGCGGCGAAGCTTCTTGGGACGAAAAGAGATAACGTAACCTTCAGCGTTCAGACTACGGACGGTTTAAAGAGGGCCCTACAGGCCCTTAAACCCAGGAAGGGCATGAAGATAGTATCCTTTGACCTCGAGTTTCCAACGATATCCGCGATAGTCAAGAGCTACGCCAAGCTTCATGGCTTGGAGGTTGAAGTCGTGGAAAATAAGAACGGCCTCTACACTCCGGAAATGGTCGAGAAGGTTATAGATGATGAAACTTTCGCCGTGGTTTACAGCGACGTCCAGTGGATAACAGGCCAAAGGATGCCCAAGGAAATAGCCGAGGTAGCGAAAGAGCACGGAGCTTGGGTTATAGTTGATGCCGTTCAATCTTTGGGAGCCCTCGAGGTTGACCTGAGGAACGTTGATGTACTTGTTGCGGGAGGAGAGAAGTGGTTGCTCAATCCCAACACCGGAAGCGGGATCATGTACCTATCTAACGAGTTCTTGGATGAGTGTGAACCCGTTATAGGGTTGCTAAACACTGAGCCTCCCATGCCGTGGTCCGATTGGTGGGGTGATAAGGATAAGGATCTTTGGGAGCTCCTTCCGCTGAGGAAGGATGCTAGAGTTCTGGATCATGGAACTCCTCCCTACCTAGGTATAGTTGCCCTTGGGGCCTCGCTTGAGTTGATAAACTCGTTAGGCGTGGAGAGGATAGAGAAGCACGACCTAAAGCTTGCCGAAAAGGTTAGGAAGTGGGCCCAGGAGAGAGGATTTGAAGTCCTGGGGAACTCCCAGATAGTCCTGATTAGGACTGGATTGGGATTTGAAAAGGAAAAGGAAGCGGTGGCAAGGCTTAAGGAAGAGGGAATAGTTGTGTCTCTCAGAGGAGCCAAAGGGATTTATGGGGTAAGGGTCTCACCTCACCTCTACAATACCGAGGAAGATGTTGAAGCACTCATTGAGGCTTTTTCTAACCTTCTTGCCTAA
- a CDS encoding Nif3-like dinuclear metal center hexameric protein: MERDEIVKFLDEFLSISAYPDKSSNGLQVEGREEVNTVAFAVDACLDTIVKARAFNADMLIVHHGIIWGGVNYVKGLFAKRLKELMKAEMNLYVAHVPLDAHPEVGNNAQLLKLLGLEPKEPFGEYRGVRIGFIGEFEEPKPLPMIAQILAEKLPVDYVKSYEFGLQEVKRVAVMSGAGGFAIEEASEKADLLITGEFTHADYRTAEDLRLSVIAAGHYATETLGVKALMPIIREKFGVKTVFIDSPTGL; this comes from the coding sequence ATGGAGAGAGATGAGATAGTCAAGTTCCTCGATGAATTCCTTAGTATCTCAGCTTACCCCGACAAGTCAAGCAACGGACTCCAAGTAGAAGGAAGAGAAGAGGTGAACACGGTAGCATTTGCGGTTGATGCGTGCTTAGATACGATAGTTAAAGCGAGGGCTTTCAACGCTGACATGCTTATAGTTCACCACGGGATAATATGGGGTGGTGTGAACTACGTTAAAGGACTGTTCGCTAAGAGACTAAAGGAACTTATGAAGGCCGAGATGAACTTGTACGTTGCCCACGTACCCCTCGACGCCCATCCGGAAGTTGGGAACAATGCTCAGTTGCTGAAGCTTCTGGGCCTAGAACCGAAGGAGCCCTTTGGAGAGTACAGGGGTGTGAGGATAGGTTTCATAGGGGAGTTTGAGGAGCCAAAACCACTCCCAATGATAGCTCAAATTTTGGCTGAGAAGCTCCCCGTGGACTACGTTAAGAGCTACGAGTTTGGCCTTCAGGAGGTTAAAAGGGTTGCAGTTATGAGCGGGGCGGGAGGGTTCGCGATAGAGGAGGCCAGCGAAAAGGCTGACCTCTTGATTACGGGAGAGTTCACGCACGCAGACTACAGAACCGCGGAAGACTTAAGGCTTAGTGTTATAGCTGCCGGTCACTACGCCACTGAAACTTTAGGGGTTAAGGCCCTAATGCCCATAATAAGGGAGAAGTTTGGGGTGAAAACAGTCTTCATAGACAGCCCAACTGGATTATGA